A region of the Pseudomonadota bacterium genome:
ACATCACATTCATCCACAAAGGATTTTGCCTCTACTGTATATTCAGGGTCACATTGCCTCTCCAGTGTGTGTTCCTTCACCTCAACAGGGATGCCGTCCTTTGCCCTCACAAGTCGTATCTCCGATGCAAGGACCGCTACCTCTTTCGCCCCGCCTGCAGAGCAGACCGTAACACATTCGTTGCAGCCGAGAAGCAGTATCTTCGTATATGGTTTTACCATATCCATGATCTCTTCAAAGGGTTTTCGGTTCGCTACTATCATAATGTACTCCTTAGTAAATGTTAAGGGTTCGAGTGTTGTTCGCTTGGCCCCTCGACCCCTTGGCCCCTCGACCCCTGTAATTTTGCCGGATTCGGCCCCAAGGCCCTTATCTTCTCCGTCATCTCACGCGCCGCTTCTGCAAAACGCCGACCCTCTGCCGCCGACAGGTTGTACATTACCACCCTGTTGCCGCCGATACCGGTTTCATCAAGCAGTTGTTTTACGTATTCTACACGTTTTCTTGCCCTCAGGTTTCCGGTCAGAAAATGGCAGTCACCCTCAAGACAGCCTACAAGACAGACTCCATCGGCGCCATTTTCAAAGGCCTTCAGGATGAGAACAATGTCCACCCTGCCCGTACAGGGCACCTTCACTATCTTAATGCTTGCCGGATACGAGAGTCTCATCGAACCTGCCAGGTCCGCTGCGGTATACCCTCAGTATTCGCAGCAAAAAGCTATAATATCCGGTTCAAAATGTTCCATCAAACGCTCTACGCTCCACGCTATATTCCCACACACAGTGCCTTCACCTTCTCTGTCAACTGGACATCCGTATAGTGCATAAGATCGATTGCCTTTGCAGGACACTCTGCAGCACAGGAGCCGCACCCCTTGCATTTGCTTATATCAATCTCTGCCTCGCCTTTTGTATTAATAACAGGTACAGAGTAGGGGCATACCCTTACACAGGTGAGGCATGCAGCACACTTTTCACCTTCCACGTGTGCAACAACCCCGCCGACGGCCATCTTCTCTTTTGAGAGGATCGTGATTGCCCGTGCCACCGCTCCCTCTGCCTGGGTGATACTTTCCTGTATATTCTTGGGGGAATGGGCAAGACCGCACAGGAACATGCCATCCGAGGCAAAATCTACAGGCCTCAGTTTCATATGGGCTTCAAGGAAGAAGCCTTCATTCGTTCTCGGGACCTTGAGGAGCGTTGCCAGCCCCTGATTATCTCCAGGGACAATGGCGCTGCTCAGTGCAACAAGGTCGGTTTCGAAGATAATCTGTTCCATAATCGATGGGTCATGGCAGGTCATATATAACAAACCGTCCTTGAGTTCAAGGGTCGGAGGGTTTTCTATGTCATATCTGATAAACCTTACACCAAGTCGCCTTGCGTGGAGGTAATACTTTTCGAGAAACCCGTAAGTCCTGATGTCTCTGTATAGGATCACCACATCACCGTCGGGGTTTCTCTCCTTCAGTGTTATTGCATTTTTTATGGCAGTCGAGCAGCAGACCCTGCTGCAATAAGGCCTTTCTTCGTCCCTTGAACCCACGCACTGGATCATTGTGCAGCGTTTGAACAGGGGAAGTCGTTCTTCTATGATCTGTTTTTCAAGCTCTGCCTGTGTTAAAATTCTCCTGTCTTCGCCGTATAAGTACTTACCCATTGGCTTGAATTCTTGTCCACCTGTAGCAACGACAATAATACCATGCTCTATCGTTACCGGGGCTTGCGCCTGTCCCCGTAAGGGGGTCGCCCCCTCCACAAGCAAAGCTCGTGGAGCCTCCCCCTCAAGCTCGCAGTGCTCGCTGGTTAGATGTTCTATAGGAACTTGCCTGTGGGAACCTACTACTGTTTTAAAATTCCCCTTGAAACCCGAATGCTCCACGACAGTGGCGTTCATTT
Encoded here:
- a CDS encoding hydrogenase iron-sulfur subunit is translated as MEHFEPDIIAFCCEYUGYTAADLAGSMRLSYPASIKIVKVPCTGRVDIVLILKAFENGADGVCLVGCLEGDCHFLTGNLRARKRVEYVKQLLDETGIGGNRVVMYNLSAAEGRRFAEAAREMTEKIRALGPNPAKLQGSRGQGVEGPSEQHSNP